The following are encoded in a window of Arthrobacter sp. OAP107 genomic DNA:
- a CDS encoding MmcQ/YjbR family DNA-binding protein, whose translation MHGDTLQQHARDRVEELPGAGLEHPFGPDWDVFKVRDKVFMLMTEVTGQPIVIVKADPEDGKALREEHEDITPGYHMNKQHWITLHPGGTLQKNLVDDLVTESYLLVVENLPRAKRPVDPAVFGRSDR comes from the coding sequence GTGCACGGTGACACGCTGCAACAGCACGCCAGGGACCGCGTCGAGGAACTGCCGGGCGCCGGGCTCGAGCACCCGTTCGGACCCGACTGGGATGTGTTCAAGGTGCGGGACAAGGTCTTCATGCTGATGACCGAGGTCACCGGCCAACCCATCGTGATCGTCAAGGCAGACCCGGAAGACGGGAAAGCACTCCGCGAGGAGCACGAGGACATCACCCCTGGCTACCACATGAACAAGCAGCACTGGATCACGCTGCACCCCGGCGGAACTCTGCAGAAGAACCTCGTGGATGACCTGGTCACCGAGTCGTACCTGCTCGTCGTCGAGAACCTGCCCCGGGCTAAGCGTCCCGTGGACCCCGCTGTGTTTGGCAGGTCAGACCGGTGA
- a CDS encoding IS110 family transposase has protein sequence MTNQHLKVIAGIDTHADTHHVAIIDETGRHITDKEFLAVGAGYRNIAAFITGFGPVIAAGVEGTGSYGAELARVLTGEGIRVLEVMRPNRQGRRLRGKSDPLDAYQAAEAALAGRNVATPKSRNGAVESLRVLRAERATAMRARVAVMTQIKSILTAAPEALRAKYRHLTRAAMMTALEKTRPAGDLTEPVNATAAVLKRLAIRYRALNQEVAVIDAELDAIITIHAPMLRDVRGVGTDVASQLLVTVGDNPERVTTEAKFAALVGVAPIPASSGKTRRHRLSRGGDRQANKAIHHVALVRMKTDTRTRNYVARRRAEGKSTKEAIRCLKRYIAREIYDQLIHPQPAPDAGALRILRKSKNITLQAAADRLHVWPTSLSRLERGLTRHDEFYQRYKQWLSSPSAETAGTGLCLADLTRRQSGVGEQATGSAPPPSLPS, from the coding sequence ATGACAAACCAACATCTGAAAGTCATCGCCGGGATCGACACACACGCCGACACCCACCACGTCGCAATCATCGACGAGACCGGCAGACACATCACCGACAAAGAGTTTCTCGCCGTGGGTGCCGGCTACCGGAACATCGCGGCCTTCATCACCGGATTCGGCCCGGTCATTGCCGCCGGAGTGGAAGGCACCGGCAGTTATGGCGCCGAACTCGCCCGCGTCCTGACCGGGGAAGGCATCCGGGTCCTGGAAGTCATGCGCCCGAACCGGCAGGGCCGCCGGCTCAGGGGCAAATCCGATCCTCTGGATGCCTACCAGGCGGCAGAAGCCGCGCTGGCCGGCCGGAACGTCGCAACACCAAAATCCCGGAACGGCGCCGTGGAATCCCTGCGGGTCCTGCGCGCCGAACGGGCCACGGCCATGCGCGCCCGGGTAGCGGTCATGACCCAGATCAAAAGCATCCTCACCGCAGCCCCCGAGGCGCTCCGGGCCAAATACCGGCACCTGACCCGCGCCGCGATGATGACCGCGCTGGAGAAAACCCGCCCCGCAGGGGACCTGACAGAACCGGTGAACGCCACCGCGGCCGTGCTCAAACGCCTCGCCATCCGTTACCGCGCCTTGAACCAGGAAGTGGCCGTGATCGACGCCGAACTCGACGCGATCATCACAATCCATGCCCCGATGCTCCGCGACGTCAGGGGCGTAGGAACGGACGTCGCCAGCCAACTGCTGGTCACCGTCGGCGACAACCCCGAACGGGTCACCACGGAAGCGAAATTCGCCGCCCTCGTCGGGGTCGCGCCGATACCGGCATCATCGGGGAAAACGAGACGGCACCGGCTCAGCCGCGGCGGCGACAGGCAGGCCAACAAAGCCATCCACCACGTTGCCCTGGTCCGGATGAAAACCGACACCCGCACCAGGAACTACGTCGCCAGACGCCGGGCCGAAGGCAAAAGCACCAAGGAAGCAATCCGCTGCCTCAAACGCTACATCGCCCGCGAAATCTACGACCAGCTCATCCACCCACAACCGGCACCAGACGCCGGAGCCCTCCGCATATTGCGAAAGAGCAAGAACATCACCCTCCAAGCCGCCGCAGATCGCCTCCATGTCTGGCCCACATCACTATCCCGGCTCGAACGCGGACTAACCCGCCACGACGAGTTCTACCAACGCTACAAGCAGTGGCTCAGCTCTCCATCGGCAGAAACCGCCGGGACGGGCCTCTGCCTTGCGGATCTGACCCGCAGACAATCTGGCGTCGGGGAACAGGCGACAGGCTCGGCGCCCCCGCCATCCCTGCCGTCATGA
- a CDS encoding VOC family protein — protein sequence MSWGLISAMGHVSIQTTDLANSVFDATQLLGLRETERTSDAVYLAAGNVHHELVYVESDVNGVDGFGLVAANGDALREIRRRVENENLAILSNKPRGAGIEDGFSFIGPEGFVFEVYVGMQENIALQQSFGPDRYGHFNFHPRDVGGMMRFLHRVLDFRLSDVIGDDFAYFMRCNADHHGIALVRGDGTLHHHAWQTQSISDLGKLGDRLNKLGRELIWGPVRHGAGHNIAAYYVETSGAVVELYTDLEQIYDDSRPPVVWGEDENWYNMWGAYRPLDFRKFGLAPVDRRSLSSLHR from the coding sequence ATGTCCTGGGGATTGATTAGCGCCATGGGCCACGTGAGCATTCAGACGACGGACCTGGCCAACTCGGTATTTGACGCAACCCAGCTCCTTGGGCTCCGTGAAACGGAACGGACGTCCGATGCCGTGTACCTCGCTGCCGGTAACGTCCACCACGAACTGGTCTACGTCGAGTCTGATGTCAATGGCGTGGATGGCTTCGGCCTGGTCGCTGCCAACGGCGATGCCCTGCGGGAGATCCGGCGGCGCGTGGAGAACGAGAACTTGGCGATCCTCAGCAACAAGCCCCGAGGTGCTGGTATTGAGGATGGTTTTTCCTTCATCGGGCCCGAGGGCTTCGTGTTCGAAGTCTACGTGGGCATGCAGGAGAACATCGCCCTCCAGCAGTCCTTCGGCCCGGACCGGTACGGTCACTTCAACTTCCACCCCCGAGACGTCGGCGGAATGATGCGCTTCCTGCACCGGGTGCTGGATTTCCGCCTTTCGGACGTCATCGGGGATGACTTTGCCTATTTCATGCGCTGCAACGCTGACCACCACGGCATTGCCCTGGTACGCGGCGACGGGACCCTGCACCATCACGCATGGCAGACGCAGAGCATTTCCGATCTCGGAAAGCTCGGCGACCGGCTGAACAAACTGGGCCGGGAGCTGATCTGGGGCCCGGTCCGGCACGGTGCCGGTCACAACATCGCCGCATACTACGTGGAGACCTCCGGGGCCGTCGTAGAGCTTTACACGGACCTGGAACAGATCTACGACGACTCCCGCCCCCCGGTCGTATGGGGCGAGGACGAGAACTGGTACAACATGTGGGGCGCCTACCGCCCCCTGGACTTCCGCAAGTTTGGGCTCGCCCCCGTGGATCGCCGGTCCCTCAGCAGCCTCCACCGGTAG
- a CDS encoding NUDIX domain-containing protein codes for MDFAAGMVVFPGGRVDDADSSGWTFGDELLEAHAEAWSGTSVSNDAARARHNAGRVLAAAVRELAEECGISIRPDSLMPWANWVTPEGQPKRFDTYFFVTAVGPGVEPRHQTTEAWQSHWLPMRRILQDESAGTIRLLPPTLTILDELVEIGTTAAIRQTKRVIESMRPRPGDMEEYFRLRRQGQKWDMRTPRPQS; via the coding sequence ATGGATTTCGCCGCCGGCATGGTCGTGTTTCCGGGTGGCCGCGTTGACGACGCTGACTCCTCAGGTTGGACGTTCGGCGATGAACTGCTGGAGGCACACGCGGAGGCATGGAGCGGGACCAGCGTCTCGAACGATGCGGCGCGGGCCAGACATAATGCGGGGAGGGTGCTCGCTGCTGCCGTGCGCGAACTTGCCGAGGAGTGCGGCATCTCCATAAGACCGGACTCACTGATGCCTTGGGCCAACTGGGTCACGCCCGAAGGACAGCCCAAACGTTTCGACACCTACTTTTTTGTCACGGCAGTGGGGCCCGGCGTCGAACCACGCCATCAAACAACCGAGGCATGGCAGTCTCACTGGCTGCCCATGCGCCGCATCCTCCAAGATGAGTCCGCCGGTACGATCAGGCTCCTACCCCCAACACTGACAATCCTGGACGAGCTCGTTGAAATAGGCACAACAGCCGCCATCCGCCAAACAAAGAGGGTGATCGAAAGCATGCGTCCTCGTCCGGGTGACATGGAAGAATATTTCCGCCTGCGCCGCCAGGGCCAGAAGTGGGACATGCGCACACCGCGGCCACAGAGCTGA
- a CDS encoding MmcQ/YjbR family DNA-binding protein produces the protein MTLSGERLQQTARDTAAGLEDVSNGRPFTPHLDVWKVRDKVFLIVTEDDPEQQIITVKVDPDRGDALRRDHDSITHGHYLDKQHWISVGPGRGVTKRFIENLVQDSYDLASGHHPEQ, from the coding sequence GTGACCCTTTCCGGTGAGCGGTTGCAACAGACCGCCCGCGACACCGCGGCCGGGCTCGAGGACGTCAGCAATGGCCGGCCGTTCACACCGCACCTGGACGTGTGGAAGGTGCGCGACAAGGTGTTCCTCATCGTCACCGAGGATGACCCGGAACAGCAGATCATCACCGTCAAGGTCGACCCGGACCGCGGCGACGCGCTCCGCCGCGACCACGACTCGATCACCCACGGGCACTACCTCGACAAACAGCACTGGATCTCTGTCGGACCCGGCCGCGGCGTGACGAAGCGGTTCATCGAGAACCTGGTGCAGGATTCCTACGACCTCGCCTCCGGCCACCACCCGGAGCAGTGA
- a CDS encoding TetR family transcriptional regulator, whose amino-acid sequence MRKGKPNDPERRARILRATLEIIGAEGVHAASYRRIAAQAGVPLGSATYYFSDLPALIVSAFETLRDGLEPRYAAPLRAARDSTEAVEALVAATCRTPSPTLNDIRLYEEMRHYGARSSQVAALLRDFHEESLVILRRSFSDGFARAVDALMWGWWSYRLFHEDLPLDQNMVRRAYQALVDLAATEPEAAQETRCV is encoded by the coding sequence GTGCGGAAAGGCAAGCCGAATGATCCGGAGCGCCGTGCGCGGATCCTGCGCGCAACGCTCGAAATCATCGGCGCAGAAGGAGTGCACGCCGCCTCGTACCGGCGCATCGCCGCGCAGGCTGGAGTGCCGCTGGGGTCGGCGACGTACTACTTCTCCGACCTGCCGGCCCTGATCGTCAGCGCGTTCGAGACGCTGCGGGATGGTCTCGAACCCCGGTACGCGGCCCCACTGCGTGCCGCCCGGGACAGCACCGAAGCAGTTGAGGCGCTCGTTGCGGCCACGTGCCGCACACCGAGCCCGACCCTCAATGACATCCGTCTGTACGAGGAGATGCGCCACTACGGCGCACGAAGCTCTCAGGTGGCGGCCCTCCTCCGCGACTTCCATGAAGAATCCCTCGTGATCCTCCGCCGCTCCTTCTCCGACGGCTTCGCCCGAGCCGTCGACGCGCTCATGTGGGGCTGGTGGAGCTACCGCCTCTTCCACGAAGACCTGCCGCTCGACCAGAACATGGTCCGCCGCGCGTACCAAGCCCTCGTCGACCTCGCCGCCACCGAACCCGAAGCAGCCCAAGAGACCCGCTGTGTCTGA
- a CDS encoding CocE/NonD family hydrolase gives MNGTMTYRASRQLTRLAVLLSACLVSTTAVATQPAVAAEPKSYGSVATTDIEIRMGDGVTLVGDVMYPADPATGKRIAADFPVILSQTPYGCDSSQTNSGFKNAPFFAENGYILASVCVRGSGRSGGNFTLFGEREQEDGAELVHWAADQLDGSNGSVGLLGGSYLGLNQIFSQGRIGAKTPVKAMIPECAGAEFYRETYFSGGMPTQTANFPRNLGSIVGPRAGAFGAPLAEDIQKGGDAAYDRDFWKSRTAGNYAEAIADAGVPALLWTSWDDIYTESAQSMYASLQNAYFDRPTHAPMKPGQPTTNRYQIIVSPGGHCAGVNTATELEWMDTWLKGKSTRFSEADATPMHLYQQGSGTWINTSNYPMVEHYTPYYLNAGGKMSKSRPGRHAGSDSLQFTQPSESGGTLTYTTGPLKHGATIAGPISATIHASSTSTNLNLIARLESVAPDGTATRISSGSLVASLRKLDAGRSWVDKSGTPVRPYGTFTGDDYLTPGNAYELDVAMSPDVTQILPGHLLRLVLSSQMQPSVCSAGLGKDPCFPTDPQSKTLPGEYTIAHNASNPSAINLPLLPYECFAPSGGTAQQPASLTGDPGQGSHGNPCDNRLTP, from the coding sequence ATGAACGGAACAATGACGTACCGGGCATCACGACAATTAACACGTCTTGCCGTGCTGCTGTCGGCGTGCCTCGTCTCCACAACAGCGGTGGCGACCCAACCCGCCGTCGCTGCCGAACCGAAGTCCTATGGATCCGTCGCCACGACTGACATCGAAATAAGAATGGGTGACGGGGTTACTCTGGTCGGCGATGTCATGTACCCCGCGGACCCCGCTACGGGGAAGCGAATCGCAGCTGACTTCCCCGTCATCCTGTCGCAGACGCCGTACGGCTGCGACTCTTCACAAACGAACTCAGGATTCAAGAACGCCCCGTTCTTTGCCGAAAACGGATACATCCTCGCCTCCGTCTGCGTACGGGGCAGCGGCCGGTCAGGAGGGAACTTCACCCTCTTCGGTGAGCGCGAACAAGAAGACGGCGCCGAGCTCGTGCACTGGGCCGCCGACCAACTTGATGGCTCCAACGGCTCGGTGGGCCTCCTCGGCGGCTCCTACCTGGGACTAAACCAGATCTTCAGCCAAGGCCGCATCGGCGCCAAGACCCCGGTCAAGGCAATGATCCCGGAGTGCGCGGGCGCCGAGTTCTACCGCGAAACCTACTTCTCCGGTGGAATGCCGACCCAAACAGCGAACTTCCCCCGCAACCTGGGATCCATCGTGGGGCCCCGGGCAGGAGCGTTTGGCGCACCGCTCGCCGAGGACATCCAGAAAGGAGGGGACGCGGCCTACGACCGCGACTTCTGGAAGTCGCGCACCGCAGGTAATTATGCCGAGGCTATCGCCGATGCCGGCGTTCCCGCCCTGCTGTGGACGAGCTGGGATGACATCTACACCGAGAGCGCACAGAGCATGTACGCCTCACTGCAGAATGCCTATTTCGACCGGCCAACGCATGCGCCGATGAAACCCGGGCAGCCCACCACCAACCGATACCAGATCATCGTCTCGCCTGGCGGCCATTGCGCCGGCGTCAACACAGCCACGGAGCTGGAATGGATGGACACCTGGCTGAAGGGCAAGTCCACCCGCTTCTCAGAGGCTGATGCGACGCCCATGCACCTCTACCAGCAGGGCAGCGGGACCTGGATCAACACGTCAAACTATCCAATGGTGGAGCACTACACGCCCTATTACCTGAACGCCGGTGGCAAGATGAGCAAGTCACGGCCGGGCCGGCACGCGGGCAGCGACAGCCTGCAGTTCACCCAACCGTCCGAATCCGGCGGCACCCTCACGTACACCACTGGGCCGCTCAAGCACGGCGCGACCATCGCCGGACCGATCAGTGCAACAATTCACGCGAGTTCTACCAGTACCAACCTCAACCTGATCGCCCGCCTCGAGAGCGTGGCACCGGACGGAACTGCCACGAGGATCAGTTCCGGGAGCCTGGTGGCCAGCCTGCGCAAACTGGACGCGGGGAGATCCTGGGTCGACAAGTCAGGAACCCCCGTGCGCCCCTACGGAACCTTCACGGGTGACGACTACCTCACCCCAGGAAATGCGTACGAACTCGATGTTGCCATGTCGCCGGATGTCACCCAGATCCTGCCCGGCCATTTGTTGCGCCTCGTGCTGAGCTCCCAGATGCAGCCGAGCGTGTGCTCCGCAGGCCTTGGAAAAGACCCCTGCTTCCCGACGGATCCGCAGTCGAAGACGCTTCCGGGGGAGTACACGATTGCGCACAACGCATCGAACCCGTCGGCCATCAACCTCCCGCTTCTTCCGTACGAGTGCTTTGCCCCGAGCGGAGGGACAGCACAACAGCCGGCAAGCCTCACCGGCGATCCCGGCCAAGGGAGTCACGGAAATCCGTGTGACAACCGCCTGACGCCCTAA